The Arachis hypogaea cultivar Tifrunner chromosome 19, arahy.Tifrunner.gnm2.J5K5, whole genome shotgun sequence genome has a window encoding:
- the LOC112777107 gene encoding uncharacterized protein isoform X3: protein MLDSASQNTGLGASRRDTLSFDNARSNSRQYNDPFSRVTSSFVSEDIPDAVSEKDLGNEYFKQKKYKEAIDCYSRSIAFSPTAVAYANRAMAYIKLRRFQEAEDDCTEALNLDDRYIKAYSRRATSRKELAKFKESMEDAEFALRLEPNNQEIKKQHADAKSLYDKAMLDKVSGALKSTVKGTQKEVKLDTKKNGGSIHPISHITQKSGPAKGNEQQIPAKDSYLMEEVDSNKIRSRAQRQEADGSSSSNNVQHVKRNQKGSKQHVQTSIQQLASRAASLATAEAAKNITPPTTAYQFEVSWRGFSGDRSLQTCLLKAISPHELPKIFKNALSTALLIDIIKCVASFFNEQMDLAVSYMEHLTKVPRFDMIVMCLPSTDKDDLRKIWDEVFCGEATPMEFAEILDNLRSKYCLGQ from the exons GATTCAGCTTCTCAAAATACTGGATTGGGGGCCTCAAGGCGCGATACTCTTTCTTTTGATAATGCAAGAAGTAACTCTCGACAGTATAATGATCCATTTAGCCGTGTGACTAGTAGTTTTGTTTCCGAAGATATCCCTGACGCCGTGTCCGAGAAAGATCTG GGTAATGAGTATTTCAAGCAGAAAAAATATAAGGAAGCTATCGACTGCTATTCAAGAAGCATTGCCTTCTCGCCTACAGCTGTAGCATATGCAAATAGAGCAATGGCCTATATCAAGCTCAGAAG ATTCCAAGAGGCTGAGGATGACTGTACAGAGGCCTTAAATCTCGATGATCGTTACATAAAAGCATACTCACGCCGAGCAACATCTAGAAAAGAACTCGCGAAATTTAAAGAATCCATGGAGG ATGCCGAGTTTGCCTTAAGGTTGGAACCTAACAATCAAGAAATTAAGAAACAGCATGCTGATGCCAAGTCTTTGTACGACAAA GCAATGCTTGATAAAGTATCTGGAGCTCTGAAAAGCACTGTAAAGGGCACTCAAAAAGAAGTGAAGTTGGACACAAAAAAGAATGGAGGCAGCATCCATCCCATTTCACATATTACTCAAAAGTCTGGGCCAGCTAAG GGTAATGAGCAGCAAATTCCAGCTAAAGATTCATACTTAATGGAGGAGGTAGATAGTAATAAAATCAGAAGCAGGGCTCAAAGACAAGAGGCAGATGGTTCTAGTTCAAGCAACAACGTGCAGCATGTTAAG AGAAATCAGAAAGGTAGTAAGCAGCACGTGCAAACATCTATTCAACAACTTGCTTCTCGTGCAGCTTCTCTAGCTACGGCTGAAGCTGCAAAGAACATAACACCACCAACTACAGCTTATCAGTTTGAGGTCTCCTGGAGAGGGTTTTCAGGTGATCGTTCTTTGCAGACTTGCCTATTAAAG GCCATATCTCCTCATGAattaccaaaaatattcaaaaatgccCTCTCTACTGCCTTGCTGATTGACATCATCAAGTGTGTGGCATCTTTTTTCAA TGAACAAATGGATCTAGCTGTCAGTTATATGGAGCATTTGACCAAGGTACCAAGATTTGACATGATTGTGATGTGCCTTCCATCAACAGATAAAGATG ACTTACGCAAGATCTGGGACGAAGTGTTCTGTGGCGAGGCAACGCCAATGGAGTTCGCCGAGATTCTGGACAACCTGCGATCGAAATACTGCCTTGGGCAGTAG